In the Opitutia bacterium genome, one interval contains:
- the lepA gene encoding elongation factor 4 has product MPDLLTRNFCIIAHVDHGKTTLSDRLLEYTNTVSQRVLTDQHLDAMDLEKERGITIKMHPVVMHYPAKDGKIYKLHLTDTPGHVDFSYEVSRSLAACEGALLLIDAAQGVEAQTVANAHLAFNQGLKVIPVINKIDLPSANLELCIKQLEDILTIPGEEAILASGKAGIGIQDILEAVVTRIPPPRWTDCAELRALVFDSKYDSYRGVISYARVFSGTVKAGEMMMLMSTGQRSEVKEVGVFRPAMEKVNELGPGDVGYIVSNIKSTDEIKIGDTVTHANKPAAEMLPGYKEVRPMVYCGLYPLESDDYEKLKVALGKLRLNDSALVYQTESSVALGFGFRAGFLGLLHMEVIQERIRREYDVDIISTYPSVVYKVTNHAKETIEVDNPVDLPDPASILEIAEPTIKAQIHIPNEFMGDIMNLIMEKRGSLDHTDTLDGARVMLTCVLPLNEILVDFNDRLKSITRGYGSMDYELGEYRASDLVKMDILVNGDPVDAFASIVHRSKAEMQGRALCEKLAEIIPPQMFKIAVQAAIGGKIIARDNVREMRKDVTAKCYGGDISRKRKLLEKQKEGKKKMKQIGKVSIPPDAFIQVLKTNN; this is encoded by the coding sequence CTCACCAGAAACTTCTGCATCATCGCACACGTCGATCACGGCAAGACGACGCTGTCCGACCGCCTGCTCGAATACACCAACACCGTGTCGCAGCGCGTGCTGACCGATCAGCACCTCGACGCGATGGATCTCGAGAAGGAGCGGGGCATCACGATCAAGATGCACCCGGTCGTGATGCACTACCCGGCGAAGGACGGCAAAATCTACAAGCTGCACCTCACGGACACGCCCGGACACGTCGACTTCTCCTATGAGGTGTCGCGCTCCCTCGCGGCGTGCGAAGGCGCGCTGTTGCTCATCGACGCTGCCCAAGGCGTCGAAGCGCAGACGGTCGCGAATGCGCACCTGGCGTTCAACCAAGGCCTCAAGGTCATTCCGGTCATCAACAAGATCGACCTGCCGAGCGCCAACCTCGAGCTCTGCATCAAGCAGCTCGAGGACATCCTCACGATTCCGGGCGAGGAAGCCATCCTCGCCAGCGGCAAGGCCGGCATCGGCATCCAGGACATTCTCGAAGCCGTCGTCACTCGCATCCCGCCGCCGCGTTGGACCGATTGCGCGGAGTTGCGCGCGCTGGTTTTCGACTCGAAATATGATTCCTACCGCGGCGTCATTTCCTACGCCCGCGTCTTTTCCGGCACCGTCAAGGCCGGCGAAATGATGATGCTGATGAGCACCGGCCAGCGCTCCGAAGTGAAGGAAGTGGGCGTGTTCCGCCCGGCGATGGAGAAGGTGAACGAACTCGGCCCCGGCGACGTCGGCTACATCGTCTCGAACATCAAGAGCACCGACGAGATCAAGATCGGCGACACCGTCACGCATGCCAACAAGCCCGCGGCCGAGATGCTGCCCGGCTACAAGGAAGTGCGTCCGATGGTCTATTGCGGCCTATATCCGCTCGAGTCCGACGACTACGAGAAACTCAAGGTCGCGCTCGGCAAACTCCGACTCAACGACTCGGCGCTCGTCTACCAAACGGAATCGTCCGTCGCGCTCGGCTTCGGTTTTCGCGCGGGCTTCCTCGGCCTGCTCCACATGGAAGTCATCCAGGAGCGCATCCGCCGCGAATACGACGTCGATATCATCTCTACGTATCCGAGCGTCGTCTACAAGGTGACGAATCACGCCAAGGAGACGATCGAAGTCGACAATCCCGTCGATTTGCCGGACCCGGCCTCGATCCTCGAAATCGCCGAGCCGACCATCAAGGCGCAGATCCATATCCCGAACGAGTTCATGGGCGACATCATGAACCTCATCATGGAAAAGCGCGGCTCGCTCGATCACACCGACACGCTCGACGGCGCGCGCGTCATGCTGACCTGCGTGCTGCCGCTCAACGAAATCCTCGTCGATTTCAACGATCGCCTGAAGAGCATCACGCGCGGCTACGGCTCGATGGACTACGAGCTCGGCGAATACCGCGCCTCCGACCTCGTGAAGATGGATATCCTCGTGAACGGCGATCCCGTCGACGCCTTCGCGAGCATCGTGCACCGCTCGAAAGCTGAGATGCAGGGCCGCGCGCTCTGCGAGAAACTCGCCGAGATCATTCCGCCGCAGATGTTCAAGATCGCGGTGCAAGCCGCCATCGGCGGCAAGATCATCGCCCGCGACAACGTTCGCGAGATGCGCAAGGACGTCACAGCGAAATGCTACGGCGGCGACATCTCCCGCAAGCGCAAGCTCCTCGAGAAACAGAAGGAGGGTAAGAAGAAGATGAAGCAGATCGGCAAAGTCTCGATCCCTCCGGACGCTTTCATTCAGGTTCTAAAAACCAACAACTGA